The genomic DNA TGCCCCACATAAGCACAGCTTGCCACTCCAGATCAGTGCACTTGTTAGAATTGATGAGCCTACAAGACAGCTCATAATCATCAAAGTCTCTAATTTACAAAGTTCACTCCTGGTATTGTTTCTTGGATGGATTTTGGAAATGTTATAATAACATGTATCCATTATTATAGGGCCATACAGAATAGTTTAACTGTCCTTAAAATCCTCTGTGCTTTGTCTATTCATTACTCCCTCTCTCCTAACCCCTGGCAATCACTAAACCTTTTACTAACTCCATTGTTTTGCCTTTTTAAGAATATCATACAGTTGGAATCATACCGTATGTAGTTTTTTTAGATggatttctttcacttagtaatacgCATGTTAAtgtctccatgtcttttcatggccaGATCACTCATttcttttagcactgaataatacgGCATTGTCAGGATGTACCTAAGTTTAGCCATTAACTTATTGAAGGGTGTCTTGGTTGGTTCCAAATTTTGGCAACTATCAATAAAGTTGCAGTAAACATCTGACACAGGTTTTTGCATGGACataattttttcctctcttccaaATATAGATTCCAGTGCTAAGCAAATGAAATGACTCTTGTTAGCATGGATCAAACAtatctttatgtctgtttttaaGCTATTAACTTTACTTTCTCCTATGAAGTtataaaatttcacatttttttcagtCATCTGACTTAAATCTTCTCTTTGGGGGTATTTTTGGCTCATTATAAAACCAAACTTTGAAATCAATACCAGGATAATTTTCCATCAAGATGCATTTACAGTATCCTGTAAAATAGATGATTTTTTTAGAGACTTATATCTTACCAGCTGAACAAACTGGGAAGTACAGTTTGATTTCTTCTAATACTTTTCTGGTAAATGGCATTGATGTTGCCAGCAGGTGAGCACTGCCCATCAACAAGGTAAAATCTTTTCTATCATTTGAATAGAAAATAGTAATCACATTTTAATCACTAGATATATGAATAACTCTTTTAAAAACGTTGTACATACCTCCTCTGAAGTATGTTAACCTCTGACCTTTTGGTTATCAGTCTGATGGATTTTAGCCTGTGAACAATTAAAGGAGATATAATGGTTCCCACTGTACATTTCTGATAACCCAGTGGTGGCTCCACACATTCTGCTTTATTTGGAAAAACATGGTTAGCATTTCAAAATCTACAAATACCCCTCTATTTAATGTGTTTTTACTATGTCAGTGTCAAAAGGTGGCCTCACAATAAGTAATAATATGAAGCATAGAGCCCATAGACCTAACGGTATCTAAGTCCATGTGCACTTTGAGTTGCAATTTCTGGGAAAAGTGGAACTAGGAGTTCCATATAAAGTACAGTACTATTTTATGTAGTATTTTCAATTGAGTTGCTAACCCAAAATTAACAATCTTAATGTTCACATTATACATAAGTAGGAGGTGAGTTCCTCGCATAATATATATTATGAAAAGAAAGATACAACATTCTTGTGATAATCTGGTGAATGAAACTTTAAGCTTTGCTTTTTGAGAAGGCTTGCATTCTGTTGTTTAGCTATCTGTTTCTTTTCCTATTATGGTACATTTCTAATACTAGATTCACATAACTCTTGTCTTCAAAATAGTTATAAAGCTCCAAAGTAGAAGGATATTCCAATTGGCAATCCATTTTCACCTCTTGCTGGACATTCTATAGTATTGAAACGTTCTTATCTCTTATTTTGACAGTAACTTCCAAACCAGCTCTGTAGACATCAGCAAATGATATTTTATTGGgagattttaaacttttaaatttccCATCTTCTATCCCATGCAAGTTACCATATTCCAAGCACTAGCTCTGTTCGCATCAAGTTCAGCTCCCATCAGGCTTAGCTTCCATCAGGCTCATCTTGCATGGCTACAGCTCTTCTGGCAAAAGCACAGCCTCCAAAATATCTTTGGGCCATTTTAAAGGTCAAGATTATGCCTCTGAGTTCCCATTTTGAAGAGCTTGGGCTGTTGTAAATAGGGCTGccataaacataggggtgcatagatttggaagcagccccaCGTGTCCATCAGTTAATTAGTAgataaaaaaagttgtggtacatttacacaatggaatattactcagccataaaaaagaagaacattTTACTCTTCCTGACAGTATGGTTGAccctggagagtattattctaagtgaaaataagccagtcaaagaaagacgaTTACCACATAACTTCACTTATGTacggaatctagtgaacaaaaaaaaaactaacaaagaaaatggaaacagactcatagatacagagaacagacttacagctgtcagaggggcgCGAGGATTGGgggtctgggtgaaaaaggtgaagggattaagtaaaaataaaaattaaaaaaatcctcatagacagacaacagtatattGATGACCTGAGGAAAAGGATGGTGAGGGGAAGTAGGAcagggtaaagggggataaattaTGAtgaaaggaaacttgacttggagGGTGctaaatacacaatacaatatacagatgatatattatagaattataccccCAAACCTATAGAATTTCATTAAACaattcaccccaataaattcaataaaaaaaaataaaattagaaaagtaaaaGCTTGGGCTGGTTGCCTCACACAAAAGTAATGGGAACAAACATAGGTCTTTTTATCACCCCACCTGCACTACTCTCTTGCTACTACAACACAATAAAAAGTCATGCAGGAGTTGGAAATTTGGTGGGGGTGCCCAAGCAGCCAAGTATTAAAAAGGAGAAGAATACACTTGTGAGGAATTTTTTTCCTTCAGGGAAGGTTGTACTGTGTAGCTGTTTGACATATTCCAAAGTCAGATTACTTGGGTTTACTTTACTATACTTTACTATATACTAGCTGTGCAGCTTTTGAAAGCTATTGAACTCCATCAGATCTCATTTTCCTTAAAATGAACTAGTACTTATAGGCTCATTGAAAAGATTAAGTGAATTCATGTATATATGAAAGTTTTAGAATAGTAAGAGgtacagagaaaaaataattattaactactagcggcccaatgcacgaaatttgtgcaagagtaggccttccttcccctggcttctggcaccagcttccttctaGCACTTGGGACCCAGGCATCCCTTATAGCCACAGCTTCTTccgaaggacatctggtctaattagcatattatggttttattattatagatcattattaatttattagAGCCCCAaggcacgaagatttgtgcagaATAGGCCTtgtttcctctggctgccagcactggcttccctcaggcacccgggaccctggcctTCGTTCTGGCTGCCACCTCCCACTTTTGCTCCAGGCCGGAGCGCCTTCTGCCTTCACTCCGGGCCAGAGCCACCTCCCGCCCACTCTGGCCGGCTCCCTGGCCGTCGCCCAGAGGCTGGCCCGTGGCGGCTGGCCAGGGCTtgtgggaggcttggcttccttcatcgctgGGGTGacgaaggaagccaagcatcTCACCCACTCTTATTTGGACAGTTAGAAGAGAACAAGTGTGTACACTTTCTGTGGAGAACTTGAAGTGGGGTTTCAGTCTTTTCATGACCTACATAGCATTAGTGCAGTGTCAGTGACAATGATCCTTGCAGACCCCTTCCTCTACCCACATCAGATGGATGTGATTTTCTAAAGGAAAAGATATAATTCAGGGTCTTGCTGAGGGGACCAAAGATGCTCTGTGTGTCAAGGTGAATCAATGCTAATTAGGTAAAACCAGCTCTGAGGAGAAACTCCTGACGTGTAGCCCTGTGACATAATCAGAGTggaaaaaggacagaaaaaaaaaatcttagagcCAATAAATTATCCTTAGCAATTTACTTACTTAGAGTCCAGTAGTACTTTGTAGTTTCCAGCAATTTAGTACTATATTTCATTCTGTCCACACAGTTACCTTGCAAATGAGGCAGGGGAAGTATGTTTATAATCATTTTACAGAAATATAAAGTGTTGCCTAAGGCCATGAACACGATGGATGTCCAAAATGGACCGACCCCAGGTCTCGGTCTCCTGACTTCCAGTTTAAGTGCTTTGGCACAGCGCCAAACTCTAAGACATGGTGATCTTTCTGGTATCACTTAAAGCTTACACTCACATATGTATttggtatgtatatataaaagcacaCATACTTTTTATTGTAAACTTGTATGTGCTCATTGCAGAAATATTGattggaaaataaagaagaaaatgtgtaCCATAGACCATTGACACTTGGTGTATTTTCTAGGGGATCAAGTGAAATTTTGCTGCAAGCAGGAAGATTCCACTTGATTTCCTTGGGTTAGGGTGTATTTGAGAAAGAATGTTAAGAAAATTTTTGTATGTTTGACTTTAGAAATATCTGGAATGCCATTTCCTTCATCAAATTTACTTGGGTATACTCAACCCATCTCCTCAGAGCTGGGCAGACTATAAATTGAAAGTGTGTGTAAATCTTGAACCTGTACCATCTtgactttttcctcttttcatatTTAACAGAATACCCAATTTCTGGCTAACCATCTACTACCTCATGAGATCCTACTAAGTcatttcctccccctctcccttccaaaaTTTGCTTCTTCTCTAACCTAGTTTACTCCACGTGAAAAGGGAGAGTTATCAAAAAAGTTAAGTTACTCTCTTATTTATAACTGATTGTGACCCTAAGTAAGTTACttcacttttctgagcctcaaCTTTGTTATCTTTaagactattcttggggggcgggggggcggggggatgcgggaagagactggacaaaaattgtgcacctatggatgaggacagtgggtggggagtgagggcggagggtggggcgggaactgggaggaggggagttatggggggaaaaaagaggaacaaatgtaataatctgaacaataaagatttaattttaaaaaaaaaccctaaaaaaataataaaataaaacaagtttgGCTCATATGATTTTTGAGTCTCTCTCCAGCCCTAACTTTCTCATATTCCATTATTAAATAACTTCATGCCAGAGTGTGAGTGCCTGGTAACTCTGACCTCCTAGGAAAAATTCCAAATGTGTCTTCTTGTTAGCACATATTGATTTATTCACATATTCActcaatgttttaaatattcattgaatatatCTGTTTCATATCTATTAAGAACTAGAGATGCATGGATCTTGTAAACAAGAGTGTCCCTGGTATCATGAAGCTTATATTGTAATGAGACTATAGATGAGTAAACAGGTAATTATGAAAAGTTGAGATATTACTAAATGGAAAGTACAAGAACCTCTGCCCTGTTTGATGGGTAGCAGTGTGGAATAGGTCTCATTTGGAGCAATATTTAATTGTAGTTATGAATAAATCAACTTTTAGACATTTTATTGTGGAAAGGAAAATAAGACGCCAACACAAAGATGCAGGTGAATGGCCAACGGCACCTTTTGGTCGCCGTGCCAACCTATTTATTTCCTCCAAAGTTATACAATCAATCATTGTTGCTAAGTGCGGTTACTAAAACAAGTGAATTACACAAAACATCATTAATCAATTTTTGCCCTGTTACCAAGGTATTATTGATCAACTTGCCCCGTTTCCCTAGCTATTAATATCAACTCGCCCCATTGCCCCGACTACTGATATTAACTTGCCCCGTTTCCTAGACTATTATAAGCTTGCCCCATTTCCCAGACTACCCGCGACCATAGTTGGTTCCATTTCCCCAGCAACTGCCAACATACCTGAGAGGGACATTCAGAGGTCACAGTGGCCACGCACCCGGAACCAGCAGTTTGCTGGGCATCTACAGGTACGCTCCCACATTTTATTATGCATAATTTTTGATTATTACATTCTAATCATATAGATCATAACACTTCTAATAtaattgctttttattattttttgtaaggAATTCATAGGCATcagaaaaactattttgaaatcatttataATGTAGTATTAAGAAGTTTCTACATATTGATCTGTGGGTCTGATATAATGAGTAGTAGTAATACATAGAGACATTCTTCGTCTTGACAAAATGTACCCTTGCTTGGGTTAGATTAAATTTCCTTCAACAGGGCAGACTTTGTTGTATCTCTTACAGACTTTAGAAATTTCATGACATCAGTGCCCCCCGTTCCTTTATTTTCTGATTCTGATGGCTCTTCAGATGGTTGAGTATTTTTGGACTGCCTTGCAGGAATCACAATATACTTAGCTACTATTTGCAAATGGTAATTTCTCAGGGAGACCATAGCATCCACACACTCATTATAAATTGCCTGTAGGCTATCATCCCCTTCTGAAAGGACAAACTCGCGAACTGAAGGTTTTGACTCTAATGAGTGAAGAAATTTCTGGTGAGCTGGTGGCATATATGTTCGCATTTCCTGGAGGAATTCAGCAGACGATGCTGAGGGAACAAATGAAAGATGAGTTAGTAGAGAAACTGAAGCTTTCCACAATCCaagaaggaagggcagagggaggtcACAGTGGGTGGAAGATGACAGGCCAATGGTGTGGCATAAGACAATGAGTTTATAACCATCCTGCTAGAAAGCTGTTAGTCTCCTTACTAATAATGGCAGTTATTGTAAAATATGTTGAATTTTGAAAGCCTGATGAGCCAAACTCATTCTTTCATAATATCGATTTTTGTTTGTGCTTCCTTTCTCACTTTCCTACTCTATTTGATCCCTTGAAGAAGTCAATGACATATAAAATTTGTACTTGACAGATTATGAAACCAAGTCCAAGAAAGTTTAAAGGATAgttttaaataagtgaatgaactaagaaaaaaatatatattttttcacctaGACCTATTAAATATAAGattaggagaaaagagaaaagaagtccTTTTTTTAAGCTCTTAGGAGCATAATGAATGTGACTTATCTTCTAACGTGGGTTGCATTGCCCCTGGATTGCTGGGGCAGCAGGATGGCTGAATAAGAGCAGTGTTAATCCTCTTCTTATCACTGAAGACTCCACCTCCCCAATTTCTACTCACAGTCCTATCTCATTTGCAGGTGACTTTCTCTTTTTGAATCTGACTGTACATTTCAGAACCTGTCATATAGGTTTTATCATAGTCAATCAAgctttataaatatatgtttaaatgtTAAGATCAAGAGGATGATAAAGTTGGGTTTGAATTTTGGGTTCAGTACTTTCTAGCTGGTTAACAGGGAGCCAGTCACTTATCCTCTTTAACTTTCTgcttcttcctctgtgaaatgggatgatGGCAACACAAGCTCTACTTCACTGATTCTCCTAAGAGTACCAGATAAGCTCAGGTAAGACGCTGCTGAGAAGGTAATTTTTTAGatattaaaaaactattttattaatataacagATGATTATTATTTGTCGTTTTCTACTCACCTTCATCAGAACTGTGCTGGATGCCCAACAGAACATCAAAGCACTGAAAGATGCTGCTTTGGGCCGCGCTACCCCCAGCAAACATTTTTGGGGTGTCCCAGAAGCCTTCATACAGTAGCCCCTCTGGCATCTTGGCATTGCCTTTCCAGCTAggtcaggaaggaaagaaaatcattgtTTGGATTAACTGCCAAATTTTCAGATATGAAATCTTCCAATAGAGGAGAATGGAAGGTGACACCGGATAGATTTCAATCTTCTTCTTTCATATTTCCCTTTCCACCCATGTGCATGTGTGAGAATAATAAGTAACATGGCTTTGAACAAATTTGGCCTGAGTATTCTATGAATGGAACCTACCTTTGCACTAGCAAAGAtcattcctctctctttaaaatgacTAGCTTTTCTGCCCATACTCCAGCATACACCTAGCCAAGTATTAACAGAGGGAATAGTCTAGTCTTTGCCTACAACACATATTTTAGGatattaaaaagatgttttctaTACACAATGGAGAGTGGTAACCATCAATGGAGACTTATGTATTCTTTGTGTTgattatgtaagaaaaaaattcaagcaTAAAGCTACCTACCCAGACAAGTAGATGCGAAGAACATTGAAAAACAGGTCTGGGTCCACATATTCTGTAAAAAGAATAGAGTGTGTTTAGTTAAGTAGCATCAGAGTTCTAAAAGgtaaattaagatattttaaacacCTGACAGTAGATTTCAGTAAAGGCTGCAGGAAAGGCATGTCAGTGTTTGTAGAGAAAGGCCCTGAGGACAACCTCTCACTCACTTACCCTCTCCCAGGTGAGCTCCACTCTTTTCTTGTGCCTCCTGAATGGGTTCTACCACAGGGCTAGCACACAGCTTGTGTACAAAAGCCTGGATCCACCTACCACTCACCCGCAGACCAATTAAACAGTCAGCATTTCTTTAAGGCTACTTCATGTGCTTACTAACACAACAGATAAATTACTTccataaagaaacaaacagatctcagcaaaaagaaaagcagaaacaaaaatCCCAACAGTCCTATGGACCACATccctaccctcccccctcccatacacatacacaaagcTTGCTAAtgtctctgattttttaaaaaatatttttttattgatttcagagaggcaggaagagggaaagagatagaaacatcagtgatgagaaagaatcattgataggctgcttcctggacatcccagactggggatcaagcctgcaatccaggcatgtgcccttgactggaattgaacctgggacccttcggttcataggttgacactctatcccagtgatggcgaacctatgacacgtgtcagaggtgacacgcaaattcatttttttgtttgattttctttgttaaatggcatttaagtatataaaataaatatcaaaaatataagtctttattttactatggttgcaaatatcaaaaaatttctatatgtgacacggcaccagagttaagttaaggtttttcaaaatgctgacacgccgagctcaaaatgttcgccatcactgctctatccactgagccaaaccagccagggcagctaaTGTCTCCGATTTGAGAGTCAGTCTTCTTACCAAGGACCACTCAGCAGTAACGCAAATCCCAGTGACACAATCACATATTTGTTAAGGCCTCCCAGTAGCACAAATTTTCTTCTGCAAAGTATGCTTACATACTTTTTTGGTCATTATTGTTTTGTAGTCATTTTGCAATTACTTTTGAGTTCAAtggttttatttgttgtttcttaCTTAATTTGTGAAAAAGCAGAATTTGTATATAGAGTTCCTATCAAGCAGAAGATAATCCTTTGAGAATTTAAAACAGTCTGAACCCTTGACAACTTTCTCCAAGGTTTTTAGTGAGAGGTAAGGATGGTTCTTTGAGTTAAATAAATGCagtttagcccagccagtgtggctcagtggttgagggtcaaccaatgaaccaggaggtcactgttcaattccctatcagggcacatgcccgggttgcaggctcgacccccagtagggagcatacaggaggcagccaatcaatgattctttctcattattgatgtttctgtctctctatccctctcccttcttctctctgaaatcaataaaaacttttaaaaaatttaaaaaatagatgcagCTTGGAATTCTGGCTACAGTATTTACTACCTATGTAATATTAGGTCATTTATCTTATCTCTCTGAATTTAAATTCCCTTCTCTATATtatgaacataatgaaagcaacTAGTTGGAAAATATAAAGATTTAGTGAGatacaataaaatgaaagcaCACTCTCTAAGTGAGagtgtttttgtttccattttgtcaACAACTCTATATCTTATAGTAAGAAACATTTGTAGGAGGCCGACAACATCACATTGCATAAAATACTTACCATGAATTTGGTGAAACACTTCAAGGGCTTTGTGCAGACAAGAAGTTATATCAAGCAGTGCCTTTTGCAAAGTATCTCGGTCCTGATTCTGTACTGCGTGGAATATAGTTGGAAttaccttttaaaagaaaaaaaccacttaAGATTTTCTAACATTAAACAGTGGCATGGAATAAAATCCTCCTAAATCTTAATCCCTGTATTAAACTTGGGATTTTGCACTTCTTTCTTGAGCTGAGTACTCTCCAATTGGTTGACTCATTTTCTTATATATCCTTAAGCATGGTCTtgtctttctaaattttttatttagagaTAAGTTTATAGAGTCATATATCTTTCTATTTCTAATAGTCATAGCCATTAGATTTATGTCACTAAATGGTATAGTTCCCATGTAAATTGCATTGAAAATATTCCTCTTATTGGGATTTCAAACTTGATTTTAAAGATATGGCtcctacattttatattttacacagtgcacaaaaaataaataaaatatttgttactgCCAGATGATCCTTTACCTCAAATTAAATAATCAAACATTATGTTTAATCAGGATAAAGTCACTTTATGCATACATAAAAGAGTTGTTACTAAGTGATTTCGCTGCTTATATGAATTAAGATACAAATTTTCCAGGGTGATTGACATACTTTTATTGCAGAAGCAGCTTCTATTTCCACCAACAGAGAAATCAGAAAGAATCCTTTACCGCAATCCCCAccaggaaatgaaaacagaatgtCCATGTTCCTAAGAAAAATCAGTCCAAAAAGTCAAAGATGTAGCAAGAATATGGGTAAATTTGCTGACTACTTTCTAGTTTTTAAACATTCTTActtgtcttgttttattttcaaaataatcatgTGAGATAAGTATTACAGGTTTTACTAACTCCAATATATAGTCAGGAATATTAATGTTAAGTCCATTGTCTAAGATCATATCATTAACTGAAGATTAAGCTGGGACTTGAAATGCCATTCTAGAACTTGGAACTAGAAATTCCAAGACCATTTATGTTATTGCATTAATTTTTcacatgcatgtatatatgcatacacacatacatacatatactcatatgtacatatacacacccTCAGGGTTTACAGAGATATCTGTGCAGTCTAATTTTAAGAAGTAGTCTTTGTGCTTAAATAACTATATTCCTATCCATACTTTTATCTGTGAATCTGATTCAATTTTTCAGTGGTTTATATATGCCTTACAAAGGAATTGACTGACAAATTCAAATAACTGAATAGACCCTATTTTCTTTCTAATTGAAGTTTTGAATTGATGTAAACAGGTCTCAGTATCTGTATATCCATGAGTTTCATGGTGGTTCAATTCATGGTCTCTGAAGCCAGACCACTCTGTAGCTGTTACTTTAAACATTGATATTCCTTCTGTTTCTGCATTAggattctcatctgtaaaataagactGATAATATCCTCTCACTTAAAAACATTATCTAGCTTCCCATTTACTTCAAGATACTGTTTAAATCTCTTATGATAACCAAAAATCcacataatctttttaaaaagtttgtcttcatttctttctcataCTATTACTTTCACCATTCATCTATCAGTAACACCAGCTTTCCTTCAGTTCTGATAATGTCCCaagattttttccatttttattgaatttattggggtgatacagGTTAACAAATTATACAAATTACTAGAGgtaaggtgcacgaattcatgcaccagtgtggtccctcagcctggcctgcgggatggagctgaaaccagctctctgaatcgcccaaagggtcccggattgcgagagggtgcaggccaggccgagggactccactggtgcacaattgggcagggaagggatgcaggagggctccagggcatgtccagcccatctcgctcagtcctgattggcctggccccagcagcaagctaacctaccagtcggagagTCTACCCTCAGGTGGTCAGtccacatcatagcaactggttgactggttgactgtctgtcctgtggtggtcagtgcacattataatGAGCAGTAgaacacttagcatatcattagcatattatgctttgattggttgaacagatgaccggatgactggacacttagcatataggcttttattatataggaatacaCTAACTTTATCCTCACTCTTGTTTTATCCTCCACTATGAACACTCtcattcattttttccttttagctaATTCTTACTTATTTTTGAGGGCTCCGCTTAAATAACTAAATATAGGGATTCCTCCTTTATCGCTCTTATTTGGTTGGAGCTTCCAGTACTTcatcttcttccctcttcccttcatTATGCAAGAATTTACATAATTTTCAcatgtctcctttcctccccattCATCAGGGCGTGCTTATACCTATGACATTTACCTTATTTCCCAAGCTATTAGCCTTTGCTtagtatatagataaaaataaagcaaggatTTGGTCAAAAAGAACAGCTTAATGTTTCTGGACACTGAGTTCATTAAGTCATAGGTACACAGATATATGTGCATTTTGTATTTAGACCTAtgaattacatttatatatatgcaagtattactttcatatatatctatagctataaTTTCAAACAGCCAGTCACACCACAGTTATAGATACAATTCAGGACTGGGATTATTTGCTCTTTAAACAATTACTTGAATTACTTTTTGCCTGAATTAAATtgacctttaaaaaatacatttggaatATATTGATAAACCTATATTCActttaaataacaaataattcTTAGACTAAAATAAGACTAAATAAGAACCAAATACTTACTCATAAGTCATGGGCCTTATGAAAGCAGCAATAAAGCAATGGACCAattggaagagagaaaaaaaacaatttaaaaatcaaatggttTCAAGTTATAGCTATTAGACTTAATACTAATGTCTATTATAAAACAATGTTATTAGATTTAATTGTACTACTAAAGGTAAGACATAGTCAgataaaaaatctgaattttatatttttcaagtaGTCATTAAAAACACTTAAGTtaggattttataaaaaaaactagccctaaccagtttggctcagtggatacagcgtcggcctgtgggctgaagggtcccaggttcgattctggtcaagggcatgtaccttgtagGTGGggggcaagaggcagctgattgatgtttctctctcatcaatgtttctaactctctatccctctcccttcctctctgtaaaaaatcaataaaatatatttttaaaaaaacagaaaacaaaaacctagAGACCCAGCACATGAAACTGCAAGACCCTGCCCACTAGAGcacacctcccccccccgccgcccgccacc from Myotis daubentonii chromosome 2, mMyoDau2.1, whole genome shotgun sequence includes the following:
- the IDO1 gene encoding indoleamine 2,3-dioxygenase 1 is translated as MAQEAFPMESSWGNVEEFHIDEDVGFALPDPLEELPYPYDAWISIAKNLPVLIKNDELRAEVEKLPMLSIDDLQGHRLQRLAHLALGYITMAYVWGQGDDVRKVLPRNIAVPYCNLSEKLGLPPILVYADCVLANWKKKDPSGPMTYENMDILFSFPGGDCGKGFFLISLLVEIEAASAIKVIPTIFHAVQNQDRDTLQKALLDITSCLHKALEVFHQIHEYVDPDLFFNVLRIYLSGWKGNAKMPEGLLYEGFWDTPKMFAGGSAAQSSIFQCFDVLLGIQHSSDEASSAEFLQEMRTYMPPAHQKFLHSLESKPSVREFVLSEGDDSLQAIYNECVDAMVSLRNYHLQIVAKYIVIPARQSKNTQPSEEPSESENKGTGGTDVMKFLKSVRDTTKSALLKEI